Proteins found in one Panicum hallii strain FIL2 chromosome 4, PHallii_v3.1, whole genome shotgun sequence genomic segment:
- the LOC112890604 gene encoding replication protein A 70 kDa DNA-binding subunit D-like, protein MGDVSIGSLMVGNYSGCLCIRASRIWDFYDPRDETKLLHTDLVLIDKEGNSIHAQIYPPITEMFKPLIKEGSVYNISFIQVKKSNRMYKPVKNDIMINFTRWTTMEEVVEVPTAFPVITYSLTPIDKLPSHVEDREYFTDVIGTVTGISGVSPVRPRSQQADTLKRTVTIRNARSAVHVFIWGERATSFPAEQLHKDGQNSPQIVIFVGTLVRSYADKVSLSGGSSCKWYINPEVPEAENLLASVRIMHQPVTLAQQLAYNEPNTFVAEHRKISDIKYLHPFTNKKTEWLVTVKVMKIDKSWWYNSCKKCLKTAKPHGNTYKCTNHTCNTIGVINPRYKLAITAGDETGDTEFILFGRIAQRLIKRTVDALIADNPPGFIPDEITRLLEKVFTFNVSFTENTISSGNVSFQVNAIVAEIDDGNPLPLMPIGSQSSSLVLSQSAGSSVQATPEKDITFTLTSPATRTKRARSPAALQDTES, encoded by the exons ATGGGAGACGTATCGATTGGTAGCCTAATGGTTGGAAACTATAGTGGGTGCTTGTGCATCCGTGCCTCAAGGATATGGGACTTCTATGATCCTCGTGATGAAACAAAGCTGCTGCATACTGATCTGGTGCTCATTGATAAAGAG GGAAATAGCATCCATGCACAGATCTACCCGCCAATAACTGAAATGTTCAAGCCTTTGATAAAAGAAGGAAGTGTTTACAATATCTCATTTATTCAGGTTAAAAAGTCAAACAGGATGTACAAGCCAGTTAAAAATGATATCATGATCAACTTTACAAGGTGGACCACAATGGAGGAGGTTGTTGAGGTCCCAACCGCTTTTCCTGTAATTACCTACTCCCTCACTCCCATAGACAAGCTCCCATCACATGTGGAGGATAGGGAGTACTTCACAG ATGTCATCGGCACAGTCACTGGGATCTCAGGTGTTTCACCGGTACGACCAAGATCACAACAGGCTGACACCTTGAAGAGAACCGTCACAATACGCAATGCAAGGTCAGCTGTACATGT CTTTATTTGGGGTGAGCGGGCCACTTCATTCCCAGCTGAACAATTGCACAAAGATGGACAGAACTCACCACAGATTGTAATCTTTGTTGGGACTCTTGTTAGGAGCTATGCTG ATAAAGTATCCTTGTCTGGTGGGTCATCGTGCAAATGGTACATCAACCCTGAAGTTCCTGAAGCAGAGAACCTTTTGGCCAG TGTGAGAATCATGCATCAGCCAGTTACACTAGCTCAGCAACTAGCTTACAATGAGCCCAATACTTTTGTTGCTGAACACAGAAAAATCTCTGATATCAAGTACCTCCACCCGTTCACGAACAAG AAAACGGAATGGCTGGTCACAGTTAAGGTAATGAAGATTGATAAGTCATGGTGGTATAACTCATGCAAAAAGTGTCTCAAAACAGCCAAGCCTCATGGCAACACCTACAAGTGCACTAATCACACATGCAACACCATTGGCGTGATTAACCCAAG GTACAAACTCGCCATCACTGCTGGAGACGAGACAGGCGACACTGAATTTATCTTGTTTGGACGCATTGCACAACGCCTCATAAAAAGGACAGTTGATGCTCTCATCGCTGACAATCCACCTGGATTTATCCCAGATGAAATCACGAGACTGCTAGAGAAGGTTTTCACATTCAATGTCAGCTTCACAGAGAACACGATTAGTTCTGGGAATGTCTCTTTCCAAGTCAATGCCATTGTAGCAGAGATTGATGATGGGAATCCCCTTCCACTGATGCCGATAGGGTCACAATCATCATCACTTGTGCTCTCTCAAAGTGCAGGCAGTAGTGTGCAAGCCACTCCAGAAAAAGATATCACCTTCACTTTGACTTCACCAGCCACTAGAACCAAACGAGCAAGATCACCTGCAGCATTGCAGGACACTGAGAGC
- the LOC112890605 gene encoding oryzain alpha chain-like produces MGRGSTVALAAAAAALLVSLPMLLLVSLPAADLLPSADPYEQESRRVFVEWKLKNGKTYTYAGKEECRYAVFKETRRRVAWNWAAWDRAAGPTSSRLNGFTANSIEEMYFGLLGPRVAKQEEYEQETRRMFVFWKAKYGKTYRDIGEERCRYRLIKGNCRVVVRLNAATEQDVYGLNQFGDLTNEEVQQRCYPETDRELSTRCQAAVLDPGSSTVRICERLISYMVIILHF; encoded by the coding sequence ATGGGGCGGGGCTCCACGGTTGctctcgcggcggcggcggcggcactgctAGTGTCGCTGCCGATGCTGCTGCTAGTGTCGCTGCCGGCCGCGGACCTGCTGCCGTCCGCGGACCCGTACGAGCAGGAGAGCCGTCGGGTGTTCGTGGAGTGGAAGCTCAAGAACGGGAAGACTTATACGTACGCCGGCAAGGAGGAGTGTCGGTACGCGGTGTTCAAGGAGActcgccgccgcgtcgcctGGAACTGGGCTGCCTGGGATAGGGCCGCTGGGCCGACATCATCTCGCCTCAATGGTTTCACTGCCAACTCCATTGAGGAGATGTACTTTGGCCTCCTCGGGCCCAGGGTCGCAAAGCAGGAGGAGTACGAGCAGGAGACCCGCCGGATGTTCGTGTTTTGGAAGGCCAAGTACGGCAAGACCTACAGAGACATCGGCGAGGAGAGGTGCCGGTACAGGTTGATCAAGGGAAACTGCCGTGTCGTCGTCCGGCTCAACGCCGCCACCGAGCAAGACGTGTACGGCCTCAACCAATTCGGCGACCTCACCAACGAGGAGGTCCAGCAACGCTGCTACCCGGAGACGGACAGAGAGCTGAGCACTAGGTGCCAAGCCGCCGTCCTCGACCCGGGCTCGAGCACTGTCCGCATCTGCGAGAGGCTGATTTCGTACATGGTAATCATCTTGCATTTCTAG
- the LOC112890603 gene encoding uncharacterized protein LOC112890603 yields MADQQETSAHAVASPQHDKTDWPFVSRKKAGHRSVMDFPREVATSNRRHRLDRIRRRIFTGSLVSSTSVTCDVTTTATLPLDRSYVESLKESYPERSYYGGPTQECPYCGAVFWFQERVKSASAVSRRKIVYNLCYIALSLMNMLDEHNQLVKAFRCARERIEQEGGKEEIWP; encoded by the exons ATGGCTGATCAGCAAGAGACTTCTGCTCATGCAGTTGCCTCCCCGCAGCATGACAAAACTGATTGGCCGTTCGTTAGTCGAAAAAAAGCAG GGCATCGGTCTGTGATGGACTTTCCTAGAGAAGTTGCCACCTCAAATAGACGTCATCGGCTCGATAGGATACGTCGTAGGATATTCACCGGTTCTTTGGTGTCTTCTACCAGTG TGACCTGCGATGTTACAACAACAGCAACACTTCCTCTTGATAGATCATACGTTGAGTCCCTGAAAG AGAGCTATCCAGAGCGATCGTACTATGGTGGCCCGACACAAGAGTGCCCGTATTGTGGTGCTGTTTTTTGGTTCCAGGAGCGTGTGAAGAGTGCCTCCGCTGTCTCTCGGCGTAAAATTGTGTATAACCTTTGCT ATATTGCTTTGTCGTTAATGAACATGCTAGACGAGCATAATCAACTTGTAAAGGCATTTCGATGTGCTAGAGAGCGCATAGAACAGGAAGGTGGTAAAGAG GAAATATGGCCTTAA
- the LOC112890602 gene encoding KDEL-tailed cysteine endopeptidase CEP1-like, giving the protein MAKRDVARYCLQVSEHGNGEKRFLRILLALALLEPATAAGLKFTSSEKVVRQLYKRWCKHFKVARKQEEKVHRFANFNQTVHRVASSTVRVADEPLRLNGFADAIWAELEACRCRMTPEGRRNLALVPIKRHGGDGNLTLPVNIDWRNTTCQGQPCLGPVRNQWFCSSCWAFAATAAIESHLAIRGGHDSAAFAAGAS; this is encoded by the exons ATGGCGAAAAGAGATGTAGCGAGGTACTGCTTGCAAGTTTCAGAACACGGCAATGGCGAAAAGAGAT TTTTACGTATTTTGCTCGCGCTGGCATTGCTGGAGCCGGCGACGGCCGCCGGCCTGAAGTTCACCAGCTCGGAGAAAGTTGTGAGGCAGCTTTACAAGCGCTGGTGCAAGCACTTTAAAGTAGCGCGCAAGCAAGAAGAGAAGGTCCACCGCTTCGCCAACTTCAACCAGACGGTGCACCGCGTCGCGTCCAGTACTGTTCGAGTTGCAGACGAGCCTCTGCGACTCAACGGTTTCGCGGACGCGATATGGGCAGAACTTGAAGCGTGCAGGTGTCGCATGACTCCGGAGGGACGCCGCAACCTCGCACTTGTGCCCATCAAAAGGCACGGCGGCGACGGGAACCTCACGCTCCCGGTCAACATCGACTGGCGTAACACGACATGCCAAGGCCAGCCGTGCCTAGGTCCAGTCAGGAACCAGTGGTTCTGCAGCTCCTGCTGGGCGTTCGCCGCGACGGCAGCGATCGAGAGCCACCTCGCCATCAGGGGTGGCCATGATAGTGCAGCTTTTGCAGCAGGAGCTAGTTGA